The following are encoded together in the Juglans microcarpa x Juglans regia isolate MS1-56 chromosome 2D, Jm3101_v1.0, whole genome shotgun sequence genome:
- the LOC121248754 gene encoding pollen receptor-like kinase 3, with the protein MAAVHILFLLLLLFFLPPLSLSVSDKEALLKLKKSFIHADALSSWVPNSSPCSDDWLGVICFDGKITGLHLTNLGLSGNIDVEALLELRGLRTISMVNNSFSGPIPDFHMLGALKSLLLTGNKFSGNIPNDFFSHLTSLKKAWLSYNQFNGTIPESVTQPTHLIELHLEKNQFTGPIPPMNQTSLKQLDLSNNMLEGEIPESLSIFGVNTFAGNEGLCGKPLDKVCTEKDKTLMPSNETGNKSNNNNVAVLSFLAVLTLIFILFAFGNCAKHRENVFIVRSSESMANDQMVEIHVLSSNRSGATDYSSHKGHSKKSTSSQQEKNGTGDLVMVSDAKGTFGLSDLMKAAAEVLGNGGMGSAYKALMANGVSVVVKRMREMNRLQREVFDEEMKRFGRLRHKNILTPLAYHFRREEKLLISEYIPKGSLLYVLHGDRGICHNELNWPTRLKIIKGVARGMGFLHSEFAKHDLPHGNLKSSNILLCDDYEPLLSDYAFHSLVSTPVAAQALFAYKTPDYIQYQKVSPKSDVYCLGIIILEILTGKFPSQYLITGKGGTDVVQWVLTAISEHRLQEVLDPDIVSNTSSLNQILQLLHIAVACIDSNSEQRLDMREAIRRIEEVQL; encoded by the exons ATGGCCGCTGTTCAtattctcttcctcctcctcctcctcttcttcctccctcccctctctctttctgtctctGATAAAGAGGCTCTCCTAAAACTCAAGAAATCATTTATCCATGCGGACGCATTAAGCTCATGGGTTCCCAACTCCTCTCCTTGCTCGGACGATTGGTTGGGAGTGATTTGCTTTGATGGCAAAATCACTGGCCTCCATCTCACCAACTTAGGTCTCTCAGGAAACATAGACGTCGAGGCTTTACTGGAACTCCGAGGGCTTCGAACGATCAGCATGGTGAATAACTCCTTCTCAGGTCCAATTCCAGATTTTCACATGCTTGGCGCTTTGAAATCTCTCTTATTAACAGGCAATAAGTTCTCTGGAAACATTCCTAACGATTTCTTTTCCCATCTTACTTCGTTGAAGAAAGCCTGGCTCTCCTATAACCAATTCAACGGAACGATACCTGAGTCGGTGACACAACCAACCCATCTCATAGAACTCCACCTAGAGAAGAACCAATTCACAGGACCTATCCCACCCATGAACCAAACTTCGTTGAAACAACTTGATTTATCTAACAACATGTTGGAAGGTGAGATTCCTGAGAGCTTGTCGATATTTGGTGTGAATACGTTTGCAGGAAATGAAGGACTTTGTGGGAAGCCATTGGACAAGGTTTGCACAGAGAAAGATAAAACATTAATGCCGAGTAATGAAACTGGAAACAAGTCTAACAACAATAATGTTGCAGTGCTTTCGTTCCTTGCCGTGTTAACGCTCATCTTTATCCTCTTTGCCTTTGGTAATTGCGCGAAACATAGGGAGAACGTATTCATTGTTCGCAGTAGCGAATCAATGGCGAACGATCAGATGGTTGAGATACACGTGCTAAGTTCGAATCGCAGTGGGGCCACAGACTACTCGAGCCATAAAGGTCATTCGAAGAAAAGTACTTCAAGTCAACAAGAAAAGAATGGAACGGGTGATCTTGTGATGGTGAGTGATGCAAAGGGTACATTTGGGTTGTCAGATTTGATGAAGGCAGCTGCAGAGGTGCTCGGTAATGGCGGAATGGGGTCAGCATACAAGGCCTTGATGGCCAATGGGGTTTCGGTGGTTGTGAAGAGGATGAGGGAGATGAATAGGTTGCAGAGAGAGGTATTTGATGAAGAGATGAAGCGGTTTGGAAGATTAAGGCACAAGAATATCTTGACTCCTTTGGCTTACCATTTCCGGAGAGAAGAGAAGCTGTTGATCTCCGAATACATTCCTAAAGGCAGTTTGTTATATGTCTTACATG GTGATCGTGGAATTTGTCATAATGAGCTGAATTGGCCAACGCGTCTGAAGATTATCAAGGGAGTTGCACGTGGCATGGGTTTCCTCCATAGTGAGTTTGCTAAACACGATTTGCCCCATGGAAATCTTAAGTCCAGTAATATTCTTCTTTGTGATGATTATGAGCCACTGTTAAGTGACTATGCCTTCCATTCACTAGTCTCTACACCCGTCGCAGCACAAGCATTGTTTGCCTACAAAACCCCAGATTACATCCAATACCAGAAAGTCTCTCCAAAGTCTGATGTTTATTGCCTTGGAATAATTATTCTTGAGATCCTTACTGGAAAATTTCCCTCTCAGTATCTTATCACTGGAAAGGGTGGCACTGATGTTGTGCAATGGGTCTTAACAGCAATTTCTGAACACAGACTACAAGAAGTGCTTGATCCGGACATTGTGAGCAACACAAGTTCACTCAATCAAATATTGCAACTCCTGCATATTGCAGTTGCCTGCATTGACAGTAATTCCGAGCAACGGCTCGACATGAGGGAAGCCATTAGGAGAATAGAAGAGGTACAGCTTTAA
- the LOC121250721 gene encoding LOW QUALITY PROTEIN: ubiquinone biosynthesis protein COQ9, mitochondrial (The sequence of the model RefSeq protein was modified relative to this genomic sequence to represent the inferred CDS: inserted 1 base in 1 codon) — MYRTAAKRVLLLRVPSGSNSNARLLLPPILQSFAANSSPLSTTSVNPNQRSQNPNFSDPISSSTSSSSSSSTADEARRQHSRRPTAEYEDEQARVLHATLPHVVRLGWTEAAMISGARAVGVSPSIIGSFPRKEAALVEFFMDECLQRLIDRIELGEDLKGKIPSERISELVRFRLEMQAPYISKWPQALSIQAQPMNVPTSFKQRAMLVDEIWHAVGDEASDIDWYVKRTVLXGIYSTTEIYMLTDSSPDFRDTWSFLDGRVKDAFDLKKTIQEAKYLAETVGAGMGSSLQGFVKRVFPG, encoded by the exons ATGTACCGAACGGCGGCGAAGCGTGTTCTCCTCCTCCGTGTACCCTCCGGTAGCAATAGCAATGCCCGTCTTCTGCTCCCACCCATTCTTCAATCATTCGCTGCTAACTCTTCTCCTTTATCCACTACTAGTGTAAATCCAAATCAACGttctcaaaaccctaatttttctGATCCAATCTCTTCATCaacatcttcttcatcttcatcatcaacgGCCGATGAAGCTCGACGTCAGCATAGCCGCAGACCGACGGCCGAGTACGAAGACGAGCAAGCACGGGTGCTTCATGCCACTCTTCCCCACGTG GTGAGGTTGGGATGGACTGAAGCTGCTATGATTTCTGGTGCGAGGGCCGTCGGTGTTTCTCCTTCTATAATTGGCTCTTTCCCAAGGAAAGAAGCCGCTCTTGTGGAG TTTTTCATGGATGAGTGCTTGCAAAGGCTCATCGATAGAATTGAGTTGGGTGAGGACTTAAAAGGCAAGATACCTAGCGAGCGAATCTCTGAGCTTGTTAGGTTTCGCCTAGAAATGCAAGCTCCATACATATCAAAATGGCCTCAAGCTCTTAGCATTCAG GCACAACCAATGAATGTTCCAACAAGTTTTAAGCAGCGAGCAATGCTTGTAGATGAGATATGGCATGCTGTCGGTGATGAGGCCTCTGATATTGATTGGTATGTAAAGCGCACTGTCC GGGGAATATACTCGACAACGGAAATATACATGCTGACTGATAGTTCCCCAG ATTTTCGTGATACATGGTCTTTCTTGGATGGCCGTGTGAAAGATGCTTTTGATCTGAAGAAGACCATTCAGGAG